Within the Stenotrophomonas sp. 610A2 genome, the region TCGGCCACGTCTTCGATTTCGGCAGCACCATGACCGGCGTGCTCGGCATGATGCCGACCGCCGCCTTTGCCGTGTTCGGCCTGGCCACGCCACGCATCACCCGCGCCATCGGTTTGGAACGCACCGCCGTGCTGACCATGGTGCTGGCCACCATCGGCCTGCTGCTGCGCGCCTTCGCCAACGACGTTGGCATGCTGCTGCTCGGTTCCGCCGTCGCACTGGCCGGCATGGGCATGGGCAACGTGGTGGTGCCGCCGCTGGTGAAGCGCTACTTCGCCGACCGCGTTGGCACGCTGAGTACCATTTACATCACGGTGCTGCAGGCCGGCACGATGGTGCCTGCATTGTTGGCTGTGCCGGTGGCCGATGAGTTCAATTGGCGCATCTCGCTGGGCATGTGGTCGCTGTTGTCCGTAGCTGCGTTGCTCCCGTGGATCCTGCTGGCACGCAGCGCCCCGCGTATGGAAGCAGTGGCCACCAGCACCGAACATGCACCCGGTCGCGTCTGGAAGACCCAGTTGGGCTGGGGCATGGCGCTGATGTTCGGCATGACCTCGCTGGGCACGTACTCGCTGTTCACCTGGTTGCCGAAGGTGATGGTGGAAGCCGGCGCCAGCGAATCCTTCGGTGGCGTGATGGTGGCGGTGTATTCGGCGATCGGCTTGTTGCCATCGTTGCTGGTGCCGGCATTGGCAGTGCGCATGCGTAACCCGTTCCCGATCGCGGTGATGGTGTTCGTGTTGAACATGATCGCCTTCGCAGGCCTGTTGTGGGCACCTATGAGCGCGCCCTTGCTGTGGGCAGTGATCGCCGGCCTTGGCCCGTCGACCTTCCCGCTAGGGCTGACCCTGATCAACCTGCGCACGCGCAGCCAGGCTGGTTCCGCGGCGTTGTCCGGCTTCATGCAGGGCGTGGGCTACAGCCTGGCCAGCCTCGGCCCGCTGCTGTTCGGCTGGCTGCACGGCATGAGCGACGGTTGGGCATGGTCATTTGCCTTCCTCGCCTGCTGCTCGGGCGTACTACTGACCGGCGCCTGGTTTGCCTGCAAGCCGCAGCAGCTGGAAGATCACTGGAAGTGAGCTGCAGTTGATACAGGAAAGCCGCCGATGTGAATCGGCGGCTTTTTCGTATTCGCGCACCAGCACGGGGCTGACCGGTCGTTGTGGGAGCGGCGTAAGCCGCGAAGCTGACAGTGCTGGAGGTCTCGGAGCTTTGCGCACGCCGAAACTGAGGGTGCTTCACGCCTTACACGGCAACTGCAGAAGAACGAAGAGCGATGTCGGCCGTTGTAGCCCTGGTAAACGTAGCGCACCCGGGGAATGCAACGATCGAAACAACACGTCAACGAATGCTACGTTCCCCCGGGTGCGCTGCGCTTACCCGGGCTACGCCGACGGCTTACTTCAACGGATGCCTTACCTGGCCTTCGCCTCGCACCACGAAGCGCTCCACCGTCAACGCTTCCAAGCCCATCGGGCCATAGGAATGCAGGCGCGTGGTGGAAATGCCGATTTCCGCACCCAGGCCCAGCTCACCGCCATCGGAGAAACGCGAGGAGGCATTGACCATCACCACTGCTGAACGCAACGCACGCACGAAGGCTTCGCCATGCGCTGGGTTTCCAGTGGCAATGACTTCGGTGTGATCGGAGGTATAGGTCTGGATATGCGCAATGGCCGCAGCCAAGTCCGGCACCACACGGATTGCGAGGATCAGATCGAGGTACTCCGCGGCGTAGTCATCTTCCGTCGCCGGCACGGTGTCCGCCACCAGCATCTGCGTCGCCGTATCACCACGCAGCTCGACGCCACGCTCACGCAGCGCAGCCGCCGCCATCGGCAGGAATTGTGGCGCGATCGCCTCGTGCACCAGCAAAGTCTCCAGCGAGTTGCAGGCGGCTGGTCGTGAAGCCTTGCCGTCGATAAGCAGATCCACCGCCAACTGCAGGTCCGCGCTGTCATCGACATACAGATGGCAGACGCCCTTGTAGTGCTTGATCACCGGCACGCGCGCATGCTCGGCGACGAATCGGATCAGGCCTTCACCGCCACGGGGAATTGCCAGATCGATGATGTCGTTGAGCTGCAGCAGCTCCAGCATGGTCTCGCGGCGCAGGTCTTCGACCAGCGTAAGCGCCGCATCCGGCAGGCCTGCCTCGCGCAGAGCACGCTTGAGGCTGGCGGCAATCGCCGTATTGGAATGGATGGCCTCGGAGCCGCCGCGCAGGATCACGCCATTGCCAGCCTTGATGCACAGCGCGGCAGCATCGGCGGTCACGTTCGGCCGCGCCTCATAGATCATCGCGATAACGCCCAGCGGCACACGCACCTTCTGCACACGGATGCCATTGGGACGGTCGTAGTCGCGGGTAACCTCGCCCACCGGATCCGGCAAGGCGGCGACTTCCCGCAATGCATCGGCGACGCCGCGCAGGCGCTCCGGATTCAACGCCAGGCGATCCAGCATTGCCGAACCCACGCCCTTCTCGCGTGCAGCCTGCAGATCGCGCGCATTTGCGGCGAGGATGCTGCCCGCATCGGTTTCCAGTGCGTTGGCCATCGAGTTCAGCAGCGCGCTGCGGGCAGAGCTGGAAAGCAGGCCCAATTGCTGCGCGGCATCGCGGCACTGCAATGCCAGGGTGCGGATATCACTCATGTTCTGTCCTGCCAATTTTCAAAAGGAAGCTCACAGCAACACCAGGTCATCGCGATGGACCACGTTGTCGCCGTAGTTGTAACCAAGGATGGATTCGATCTCGCTGGTGTGATGCTGGCTGATGCGGCGGATATCGACGGCAGAGTACTGGCTGACGCCGCGTGCCACGCGCTGCTGCCTCTGCGGATCGAACAGGCGCACTTCCACCATATCGCCACGGCGGAACTCGCCTTCCGCCCCTACCACGCCACCGGGCAGCAGTGAGGCACCCTTGTCGCGCAGCGCACGGGCAGCGCCGGCATCGACCAGGATCGCGCCCGGCTCCAGTGGCGCGTGCTTCAGCCAATACTTGCGTGCGGCGATGCGTGACTGCCCGGCATGCAGGCGCGTGCCATGCAACCGGCCCTGCGCCAGACCGCGGACCACATCGCCGCTACGGCCATTGAATAGATAGGTATCGATACCCGCGGCACCGGCTTTGGCGGCAGCCTGCAGCTTGGTGTGCATGCCACCAGTACCCACCGCGCTGCCGCTGCCGCCGGCCATGGCGAGGATTTCCGGGGTCAGCTCGGTGACTTCGTTGATCGGCAGCGCATCGGGATTGCTACGCGGGTCAGCGGTGTACAGGCCATCGATGTCGGTAGCGATGAACAAGGCATCAGCATCGACCAAGGCGGCGACGATGGCGGCGAGGTTGTCGTTGTCGCCGAGCTTGAGTTCGTCGACGGACACCGTGTCGTTCTCGTTGATGACCGGCAGCGCGCCGAGTGCCAACAGCTCATTGAGCGTTGCCCGCGCATTGAGGTAGCGACGGCGGTTACGCAGGTCGTCATGGGTAAGCAGCACCTGCGCAACCGGGCGTTCGAAGAAGCGCTGCCACAGCCCGATCAGCTGCGCCTGGCCGAGGGCGGCCAAGGCTTGCCGTGCGGCCATGGCTGCACCGGCTTCGGCTGCCTTCGGGACTATCGCACGGCCAGCGGCAACTGCTCCGGAAGAAACGATCACCACTTCGCGCCCGGCCAGTACATTGGCCGATACGAACTGCGCCAGACCGAGTGCGAAACGCGGGGTCAAGCCGCCGCCATCGGCAGCCAGCAGGCTGCTGCCGACCTTGAGGACGGCGCGACGCCACTGCGGTAAAGCCTGCTCGGTGAACGGTGAGAACGAAGTCTGAATCATGGGATCAGCGCGTATTCCACTCGTGGATGGTCAGCTCTGAGCTGCCATGGATGGCCAAGGGGTCGGTCGCGACGATGGCCTTGGCGGCGTCGAGGGTGTCGACGTTCTTCAGCACGTAGGCGCCGCCGGTGCCGTCGCTGAATCCGCCGGTCAGGTGCAGCTGATCGTCGGCGCTGAGCGCATCGAGGAAGGCCTTGTGTGGGGCGATCACCGCGTCGTCGAACGACGGCTTGCGCATTGCCAGTACCAGATAGAGCTTCATTGCATTCTCCTTTAGCTGCGTATGACACCATGCCGAAGCTGAAGTTGGCGCGATTGCTTTCGCTTGGAACTTGCTGTGGCTGTGGCTGTGGCTATTGCTGTGGCTTTGGCCATCCCTTCTCCCGCCTGCGGGAGAAGGTGCCCGAAGGGCGGATGAGGGGGCTTTTGACTTTATCCAGCTAGAGGCTTCTCCTCACCCCAACCCCTCTCCCGCAGGCGGGAGAGGGGCTCAAGCCGGAGCAAAAACCAATACGGGCGCCTCTCGGCGCCCGTATCCAGCCATCAGCCCTGCAACGCGCTCCAGCGCGCGGCGAGCTCATCCAGCCTAAGATCCGCCGCAGCACCGGGCGACACACGCGCCGCCAAGCTGCCTTCGGGTGTACGCCCCTGCCCCGCTGTATCCGAGGCCTCCGCTGCAGCCTTGTAGGCATCGCGGAATGGCACACCCGCCACCGCGGCTTCCACTGCAACGTCAGTCGCGTACATGCCCGAATCAATCGCGGCGCGGATGTTGTCGTCGCGCCAATCCAGGTTCGACAACAAGGCCGGCAGCAGCTCCAGCGCCGCCAGACCACGACCAAAGCCGTGCACGATCGCGCCCTTGGAGTTCTGCAGGTCACGCTGGTAGCCAGACGGCAGTGACAGCAGCTGCTCGATCTCGGTGCGCGCGGCGGCAATGCTGGCATGGGTGGCGCGCATCAATTCGATGACGTCCGGGTTGCGCTTGTTCGGCATGATCGAGCTGCCGGTGGTGTACTGCGCCGGCAACGCCACGAA harbors:
- a CDS encoding CynX/NimT family MFS transporter, coding for MSTPAPSPIQHPLLKGRLLAFAAIVLVAANLRSAVTSLTPLLDRLGHVFDFGSTMTGVLGMMPTAAFAVFGLATPRITRAIGLERTAVLTMVLATIGLLLRAFANDVGMLLLGSAVALAGMGMGNVVVPPLVKRYFADRVGTLSTIYITVLQAGTMVPALLAVPVADEFNWRISLGMWSLLSVAALLPWILLARSAPRMEAVATSTEHAPGRVWKTQLGWGMALMFGMTSLGTYSLFTWLPKVMVEAGASESFGGVMVAVYSAIGLLPSLLVPALAVRMRNPFPIAVMVFVLNMIAFAGLLWAPMSAPLLWAVIAGLGPSTFPLGLTLINLRTRSQAGSAALSGFMQGVGYSLASLGPLLFGWLHGMSDGWAWSFAFLACCSGVLLTGAWFACKPQQLEDHWK
- a CDS encoding glutamate-5-semialdehyde dehydrogenase, with the protein product MSDIRTLALQCRDAAQQLGLLSSSARSALLNSMANALETDAGSILAANARDLQAAREKGVGSAMLDRLALNPERLRGVADALREVAALPDPVGEVTRDYDRPNGIRVQKVRVPLGVIAMIYEARPNVTADAAALCIKAGNGVILRGGSEAIHSNTAIAASLKRALREAGLPDAALTLVEDLRRETMLELLQLNDIIDLAIPRGGEGLIRFVAEHARVPVIKHYKGVCHLYVDDSADLQLAVDLLIDGKASRPAACNSLETLLVHEAIAPQFLPMAAAALRERGVELRGDTATQMLVADTVPATEDDYAAEYLDLILAIRVVPDLAAAIAHIQTYTSDHTEVIATGNPAHGEAFVRALRSAVVMVNASSRFSDGGELGLGAEIGISTTRLHSYGPMGLEALTVERFVVRGEGQVRHPLK
- the proB gene encoding glutamate 5-kinase, which produces MIQTSFSPFTEQALPQWRRAVLKVGSSLLAADGGGLTPRFALGLAQFVSANVLAGREVVIVSSGAVAAGRAIVPKAAEAGAAMAARQALAALGQAQLIGLWQRFFERPVAQVLLTHDDLRNRRRYLNARATLNELLALGALPVINENDTVSVDELKLGDNDNLAAIVAALVDADALFIATDIDGLYTADPRSNPDALPINEVTELTPEILAMAGGSGSAVGTGGMHTKLQAAAKAGAAGIDTYLFNGRSGDVVRGLAQGRLHGTRLHAGQSRIAARKYWLKHAPLEPGAILVDAGAARALRDKGASLLPGGVVGAEGEFRRGDMVEVRLFDPQRQQRVARGVSQYSAVDIRRISQHHTSEIESILGYNYGDNVVHRDDLVLL
- a CDS encoding YciI family protein, translating into MKLYLVLAMRKPSFDDAVIAPHKAFLDALSADDQLHLTGGFSDGTGGAYVLKNVDTLDAAKAIVATDPLAIHGSSELTIHEWNTR